In the genome of Heyndrickxia acidicola, the window TCATAACCGATATGGGGATTGACTGCTGTAATAACCCCTGCACTTTTTTCTACATATTCTTTTAATCTTTCCTCATTGGCTTTTATTCCTTTTAAACAACGATCCGTAAACACCCTAAAGGCATTATTCATAATGCTGATGGATTGCAGCAAGTTAAACACTAATACAGGCTCCATTACATTTAGTTCCAGCTGGCCCGCTTCAGAGGCAAGGCAAATCGTATGGTCATTTCCGATGACCTGGAAGGCCACCTGATTAATTACCTCAGGTAAAACAGGATTGACTTTCCCAGGCATAATCGAAGAACCGGGCTGCTGGGCAGGCAATGTAATTTCACCTAAACCTGCTCTTGGACCTGATGCCATTAACCGTAAGTCATTCGCAATTTTAGACATATTCATCATACACACTTTTAATGAGGCAGATACTTCTGTGTAAGCATCTGTGTTTTGGGTAGCATCGACAAGATGTTCAGCACCCTTTAAAGGAAGACTGGTAATGTCAGCTAGGTATTGAATGACTAGCTCAATATACCGTGGATCAGCATTTAATCCCGTTCCAACAGCGGTGGCTCCCATATTTAATTCATATAAGTGCTGTCTTGATTGTTTAATCCGCTTAATGTCACGGGCAATCGCACGGCTATACGCTTCAAATTCCTGTCCAAGCCGAATTGGAACTGCATCCTGCAGGTGAGTACGCCCCATTTTAATGACATGATTGAATTCTTGAGCCTTTTGCAGAAAAACGGTATGCATATCTTCCATTGTAAGCAATAACTTTTCTAAAAGTGTTAGCACTGCCAGATGAATGGCAGTGGGAAATGCGTCATTGGTGGATTGGGACATATTGACATGGGTATTGGGACTGCAATGAAAGTAGTTCCCTTTTTCTTTTCCCAATATTTCAATCGCACGGTTTGCCAGCACCTCATTCACATTCATGTTGATGGATGTACCGGCACCTCCCTGAATGGGATCGACAATAATTTGATCATGCCATTGTCCTTGGATCATTTCATCTGCAGCCTGTACAATCGCCTCACCAATACCGGAGTAAAGGCGCTTTACGTCCATATTTGCTAGAGCAGCTGCTTTTTTTACAACCGCCATGGCTGTAATTAATTCCTCATGAATCCGATAGCCCGTGATAGGAAAATTTTCTACCGCACGAAGGGTTTGGATTCCATAATAGGCTTCTGCCGGAACTTCCTTTGATCCTAAAAAATCCTTTTCTGTTCGCATAAGACTGTTGCTGACTGACATCATTTCTGCTCTCCTCTATTTAAGCAATATTTTAAACTCAAGGTTAATCCACTTTATCTGAGGGTATGGTTAAATCTCCTGATATCGGAGTTTCAAAAATTTCCTTTACCTGCTCTAATGAATCTGTCTGTCCGAGCACCCACATTAATTTGGTCACAATTGCTTCTGTATTCATATCCCCTGACAGAATGACTTGCTGTTCTGCTACCTTGCGTCCAACCTCATATAAAAGCAGGTCTTCTCCTTCTTCCAGACATTGAGTTGTAATGACGACGGCAATCCCCGCTTTCGTCATCTCTTGAAGCTTGGCAAGCAAATTCCTCCCTTCAAATGGGAGACCGCCGTTTCCAAAGCTTTCAATAATAATCCCTTTATACAACTCTTTCAAGCAATCAAATATTTCCGGTTTAGTCCCGGGATATAATTTCATTAAAAAGACATCGGTACA includes:
- the aspA gene encoding aspartate ammonia-lyase is translated as MSVSNSLMRTEKDFLGSKEVPAEAYYGIQTLRAVENFPITGYRIHEELITAMAVVKKAAALANMDVKRLYSGIGEAIVQAADEMIQGQWHDQIIVDPIQGGAGTSINMNVNEVLANRAIEILGKEKGNYFHCSPNTHVNMSQSTNDAFPTAIHLAVLTLLEKLLLTMEDMHTVFLQKAQEFNHVIKMGRTHLQDAVPIRLGQEFEAYSRAIARDIKRIKQSRQHLYELNMGATAVGTGLNADPRYIELVIQYLADITSLPLKGAEHLVDATQNTDAYTEVSASLKVCMMNMSKIANDLRLMASGPRAGLGEITLPAQQPGSSIMPGKVNPVLPEVINQVAFQVIGNDHTICLASEAGQLELNVMEPVLVFNLLQSISIMNNAFRVFTDRCLKGIKANEERLKEYVEKSAGVITAVNPHIGYEVAARIAREAIISGAPVRELCLKYDVLSEEELNLILDPYEMTHPGIAGAVLLERD